One Bos taurus isolate L1 Dominette 01449 registration number 42190680 breed Hereford chromosome 14, ARS-UCD2.0, whole genome shotgun sequence genomic region harbors:
- the PRDM14 gene encoding PR domain zinc finger protein 14, with product MALRPPGEAGPQDKGCYPPDWLQGSPQHLAAYYTPFPPYGHYGNTLTAAEEGFQPFRPLEALAASPALPPFGFRTAPPLLSQGLALPREPLCDLPWYSKLPTWYPVPHLPREVPHFQNSSREFTGAASEDLAHTAGRSDGGQCWGPEIFVPPPPVDASLLPERPKPSQLLSGSPSEPSEDGPKLVNRKGKASRRYHFTQEDLHLVLYGVIPSPQHSARLQHAISGLLIPTDSAGADSLPQTLDNDSLQLPEGLCLQQTKFGEVAHFGVFCSSLVAKGVRFGPFQGKVVNTSEVKTHGDNSLMWEIFEDGQLSHFIDGKGGAGNWMSYVNCARFPSEQNLVAVQCQGQIFYESCKEIYQNQELLVWYGDCYEKFLDIPVSLQVLKQGKQASGSSEESAEGYRCERCGKVFTYKYYRDKHLKYTPCVDKGDRKFPCSLCKRSFEKRDRLRIHILHVHEKHRPHKCSTCGKCFSQSSSLNKHMRVHSGDRPYHCVYCTKKFTASSILRTHIRQHSGEKPFKCKYCGKSFASHAAHDSHVRRSHREDDGSPCNTCGKTFSDQEAFHSHMKSHEDC from the exons ATGGCCCTGCGGCCGCCGGGGGAGGCCGGCCCCCAGGACAAGGGATGCTACCCTCCCGACTGGCTCCAGGGCAGCCCCCAACACCTGGCCGCCTACTACACGCCTTTCCCGCCCTACGGCCACTACGGGAACACCCTGACCGCGGCAGAGGAGGGCTTCCAGCCTTTCCGGCCCCTGGAAGCCCTGGCAGCGTCCCCGGCTCTGCCCCCCTTCGGCTTCCGGACCGCGCCTCCCTTGCTAAGCCAGGGCCTGGCCCTCCCGAGGGAGCCGCTATGCGACCTGCCCTGGTACAGCAAGCTGCCGACCTGGTACCCTgttccccacctccccagggagGTGCCGCACTTCCAGAACAGCAGTCGTGAGTTTACCGGCGCCGCCAGCGAGGACTTGGCACACACCGCCGGCCGGAGCGACGGTGGCCAGTGTTGGGGACCTGAGATTTTCGTTCCGCCGCCCCCCGTGGATGCTTCGTTGTTACCTGAGAGGCCGAAGCCCTCGCAGCTGTTATCGGGGTCCCCCAGCGAGCCCTCTGAGGATGGCCCCAAACTCGTGAACCGAAAAGGGAAGGCTTCTCGCCGCTACCACTTCACCCAAGAAGACCTGCACTTGGTTCTGTACGGGGTCATCCCCAGCCCGCAGCACTCAGCCCGCCTGCAGCACGCGATCTCGGGCCTCCTGATCCCCACCGATAGCGCCG GGGCTGATTCTCTTCCTCAGACTCTGGATAACGACTCCCTTCAGCTACCAGAAG GTCTCTGCCTCCAGCAGACGAAGTTTGGTGAAGTCGCACATTTTGGGGTGTTCTGCAGTAGTCTTGTGGCCAAAGGAGTCAGGTTTGGGCCCTTTCAGGGTAAAGTGGTCAACACCAGCGAAGTCAAGACACACGGAGACAATTCCCTGATGTGGGAG ATCTTTGAAGATGGTCAGTTGAGCCACTTTATTGATGGAAAAGGAGGTGCAGGGAACTGGATGTCCTATGTCAACTGTGCCCGTTTCCCGTCGGAGCAGAACCTGGTGGCAGTACAATGTCAAGGGCAGATCTTCTACGagagctgcaaggagatctaccAGAACCAGGAGCTCCTCGTGTGGTACGGAGATTGCTATGAGAAGTTTCTGGACATTCCCGTGAGCCTGCAGGTTCTCAAGCAGGGGAAGCAGGCATCTGGGTCCTCTGAAG AGTCTGCGGAAGGGTACAGGTGTGAAAGATGTGGCAAAGTATTTACCTACAAATATTACAGAGACAAGCATCTAAAGTACACGCCTTGTGTGGACAAGGGTGACAGGAAATTTCCCTGTTCTTTATGCAAACGATCCTTTGAGAAGAGAGACCGGCTCCGGATCCACATCCTTCACGTTCATGAGAAGCATCGGCCTCACAAG tGTTCTACATGCGGGAAATGTTTCTCTCAGTCTTCCAGTCTAAACAAACACATGAGAGTCCACTCTGGAGACAGACCCTACCACTGTGTGTATTGTACTAAG AAATTCACTGCCTCCAGTATACTCCGCACGCATATCAGGCAGCACTCGGGGGAGAAGCCCTTCAAATGCAAGTACTGTGGTAAATCTTTTGCATCGCACGCTGCTCACGACAGCCATGTCCGGCGCTCGCACAGGGAGGATGACGGCTCTCCCTGTAACACCTGTGGGAAGACCTTCTCAGATCAAGAAGCCTTCCACTCCCACATGAAGTCTCATGAAGACTGCTAG